In Elaeis guineensis isolate ETL-2024a chromosome 1, EG11, whole genome shotgun sequence, a genomic segment contains:
- the LOC105039852 gene encoding uncharacterized protein, producing the protein MAESPSTLESIRKWVVEHKLRTVGCLWLSGIGSSIAYNWSRPNMKTSVKIIHARLHAQALTLAALAGAAVVEYYDHSKGSKVDKYANQFLAHSQKD; encoded by the exons ATGGCGGAGAGTCCGAGCACGTTGGAGTCCATCAGGAAGTGGGTCGTGGAGCACAAGCTCCGCACTGTCG gatgcctTTGGCTCAGCGGAATCGGGAGTTCGATCGCGTACAACTGGTCTCGGCCTAATATGAAAACCAGCGTCAAGATCATCCACGCGAG GCTGCACGCTCAGGCTCTTACCCTGGCTGCCTTAGCTGGAGCTGCGGTGGTTGAGTACTATGACCATTCAAAAGGATCGAAGGTGGATAAATATGCAAATCAATTCTTAGCGCACTCGCAAAAAGATTGA
- the LOC105039853 gene encoding large ribosomal subunit protein eL22z isoform X2, which yields MSRGASGVAAKGGKKKGSTFTIDCAKPVEDKIMEIASLEKFLQERIKVAGGKAGALGDQVAVTRDKSKITVTSEGPFSKRYLKYLTKKYLKKHNVRDWLRVIASNKDRSVYELRYFNIAENEGEEED from the exons ATGAGTCGCGGGGCGAGCGGGGTGGCGGCGAAGGGAGGGAAGAAGAAAGGGTCGACGTTTACGATCGACTGCGCGAAGCCGGTGGAGGACAAGATCATGGAGATCGCCTCCCTCGAGAAGTTCCTCCAGGAGCGCATCAAGGTCGCCGGCGGCAAGGCCGGTGCCCTAGGCGACCAGGTCGCCGTTACACGCGACAAGTCCAAGATCACCGTCACCTCTGAGGGCCCCTTCTCCAAGCG GTATTTGAAGTACCTGACGAAGAAATACTTGAAGAAACACAATGTGCGGGATTGGCTTCGAGTGATTGCATCCAACAAAGATCGCAGTGTTTATGAGCTGCGATACTTCAATATTGCGGAGAATGAGGGGGAGGAGGAAGATTAA
- the LOC105039853 gene encoding large ribosomal subunit protein eL22z isoform X1, producing the protein MSRGASGVAAKGGKKKGSTFTIDCAKPVEDKIMEIASLEKFLQERIKVAGGKAGALGDQVAVTRDKSKITVTSEGPFSKRLKDGVKNEGSASISSLCAAIYAPKLDQMQHKGRVETGTSGKMVNWRKEVFKDNLLTPELKVIAESS; encoded by the exons ATGAGTCGCGGGGCGAGCGGGGTGGCGGCGAAGGGAGGGAAGAAGAAAGGGTCGACGTTTACGATCGACTGCGCGAAGCCGGTGGAGGACAAGATCATGGAGATCGCCTCCCTCGAGAAGTTCCTCCAGGAGCGCATCAAGGTCGCCGGCGGCAAGGCCGGTGCCCTAGGCGACCAGGTCGCCGTTACACGCGACAAGTCCAAGATCACCGTCACCTCTGAGGGCCCCTTCTCCAAGCG GTTAAAAGATGGAGTGAAAAATGAGGGTTCTGCGAGCATATCATCGTTATGTGCAGCTATCTATGCtccaaaattagatcagatgCAGCATAAGGGGAGAGTTGAGACTGGGACTTCGGGCAAAATGGTGAATTGGAGAAAAGA AGTATTCAAGGACAATCTACTCACTCCAGAATTGAAGGTGATTGCTGAATCCTCTTGA